A window of Metabacillus sp. B2-18 contains these coding sequences:
- a CDS encoding DEAD/DEAH box helicase: protein MINTINIVLHAEQIENNSFYVYCTSAHDESPLTVEEFSRYLFTWHESSFFGTKLEDISYIGLPAVQLSAWMMVELLGKETYNSLATISLSEDAERLAHVAHTIYDIIANGEYVPDFEGWKQGVTRFKDARNELEGFALEWFSAAMNDLIENDLILHDAWADIVNAYPVLTTFQGHFIDEADFLEKIGWHHDDTPFTVGLRLNEPETDTDDWQLEILLRSKTDEDDLIHYQGELPRKWKPFLSKIEREQERFSEVVPWLSFQTGTTYVTEDEAWLFLTDASETLINMGVEILLPSWWQVVKDSQLMLKAKVSSSPRGQSFVGMNSLIDFNWRFSTNGVEMSEEEFLQLVSQQRRLVNFRGQWIKLDPAFIKQVQAILKKADRDGLHLSDILHQELNAKDLDEDHDDVVDARAFANIQIELNQQMRGLLRKLTDTEELPTHQIPEEFQGTLRPYQQNGVDWLLFLRSVGFGACLADDMGLGKTIQMIAYFSYVKATEKPEHPALIIAPTSVLGNWQKEFEKFAPHLNVKLHYGPNRPKEEGFAPSLQGYDVIITSYGLSHADFEEVSAVKWSTICLDEAQNIKNAHTKQSRAIRKLRGQHHIALTGTPMENRLTELWSIYDFLNHGYLGSLHSFHKRYVLPIEKDRDVEQIEQLQRYIKPFLLRRTKRDEQVALNLPEKQEQKEYIPLSIEQASLYEQLVKDTFEQVNSLAGMQRKALILKMLGKLKQICNHPALYLKEQQPKQLVSRSHKIEKLLELTTSIREQQESCLIFTQYIGMGEMMKGLLEKEFGEKVLFLNGSVMKSERDRMVESFQNKDFPFLILSLKAGGTGLNLTAANHVIHYDRWWNPAVENQATDRAYRIGQDRFVHVHKLITTGTIEEKIDEMLEKKQSLNDEIIQSENWITELSSDELEELFTLSMS from the coding sequence ATGATTAATACGATCAATATTGTACTGCATGCAGAGCAAATTGAGAACAATTCGTTTTATGTGTATTGTACATCTGCACACGACGAAAGCCCGCTTACAGTTGAAGAGTTTTCCCGTTATCTTTTCACCTGGCACGAGTCTTCTTTTTTCGGAACAAAATTAGAGGACATTAGCTATATCGGCTTGCCAGCTGTTCAGCTCTCAGCATGGATGATGGTCGAGCTGCTCGGAAAAGAAACGTACAATTCACTTGCGACGATTTCGTTGTCAGAAGATGCAGAGCGCCTTGCCCATGTGGCCCATACGATTTATGACATCATCGCAAATGGTGAGTATGTGCCTGATTTTGAAGGCTGGAAGCAAGGTGTGACACGCTTTAAAGATGCCCGAAATGAGCTCGAAGGCTTTGCTTTGGAATGGTTTTCTGCGGCTATGAACGATCTGATCGAAAATGATTTGATTCTTCATGATGCATGGGCAGATATTGTGAATGCTTATCCTGTATTAACAACGTTTCAAGGACATTTCATCGATGAAGCAGATTTTCTTGAAAAAATCGGTTGGCATCACGATGATACACCATTTACAGTTGGCCTTCGATTAAATGAACCAGAAACGGACACTGATGATTGGCAGCTTGAGATTCTTTTGCGTAGTAAAACGGATGAAGATGATTTGATTCATTATCAAGGCGAGCTGCCGAGAAAGTGGAAGCCTTTCTTAAGCAAGATTGAGCGTGAGCAGGAGCGCTTTTCAGAGGTTGTGCCTTGGTTAAGCTTTCAAACTGGAACCACGTATGTGACTGAAGATGAAGCTTGGTTGTTTTTAACCGATGCGAGTGAGACGCTCATTAATATGGGCGTGGAAATTTTGCTTCCATCATGGTGGCAGGTTGTGAAGGATTCGCAGCTTATGCTCAAGGCCAAGGTATCATCGTCCCCTCGTGGGCAGTCATTTGTTGGCATGAACTCATTGATTGATTTTAACTGGCGCTTTTCAACAAACGGCGTGGAGATGAGTGAAGAGGAATTTCTGCAGCTCGTTTCGCAGCAGCGCCGCCTTGTAAATTTTAGAGGACAGTGGATTAAGCTTGATCCTGCCTTCATTAAACAGGTTCAGGCCATTTTGAAAAAAGCTGATCGAGATGGTTTACATTTGTCTGATATTCTTCATCAGGAGCTGAACGCAAAAGATCTTGACGAAGATCATGATGATGTCGTTGATGCACGTGCATTTGCTAATATTCAAATTGAATTGAATCAGCAGATGAGAGGATTGCTTAGAAAGCTGACCGATACGGAGGAGCTGCCTACACACCAGATACCTGAGGAGTTTCAAGGAACACTTCGCCCTTATCAGCAAAATGGTGTGGATTGGTTGTTGTTTTTACGTAGTGTTGGCTTTGGCGCTTGTCTTGCAGATGATATGGGTCTTGGAAAAACGATTCAGATGATTGCTTATTTTTCTTATGTAAAAGCTACGGAAAAGCCTGAGCATCCTGCGCTCATCATTGCGCCAACCTCAGTGCTTGGTAACTGGCAGAAGGAATTTGAAAAGTTTGCTCCGCACTTGAATGTGAAGCTTCATTACGGACCGAACCGCCCTAAGGAAGAGGGGTTTGCTCCTTCATTACAGGGCTATGATGTGATTATTACTTCATATGGACTGTCACATGCTGATTTCGAGGAAGTTTCAGCTGTTAAGTGGAGTACGATTTGTTTAGATGAGGCGCAAAATATTAAAAATGCGCATACAAAGCAATCGCGGGCAATCCGCAAGCTACGCGGGCAGCATCATATTGCCTTAACAGGAACGCCAATGGAAAACCGCTTAACAGAGCTTTGGTCCATTTACGATTTTCTGAATCATGGTTACTTAGGCAGCTTGCATAGCTTTCATAAACGCTATGTTCTTCCAATTGAAAAAGATCGTGATGTGGAGCAAATTGAACAGCTGCAGCGTTATATTAAGCCGTTTTTATTAAGACGTACAAAACGAGATGAACAGGTTGCGTTGAATTTACCTGAAAAGCAGGAGCAGAAAGAGTATATTCCGCTCTCTATTGAGCAGGCCTCATTGTATGAGCAGCTTGTGAAGGATACATTTGAGCAGGTGAATTCATTGGCTGGTATGCAGCGTAAAGCATTGATTTTGAAGATGCTTGGGAAACTGAAGCAAATTTGTAATCACCCTGCCCTGTATTTAAAGGAACAACAGCCAAAGCAGTTAGTTTCTCGTTCACATAAAATTGAGAAGCTTTTAGAACTTACCACCTCCATCCGTGAGCAACAGGAAAGCTGCTTAATTTTCACGCAATATATCGGCATGGGTGAAATGATGAAAGGGCTGCTGGAAAAGGAATTTGGTGAAAAGGTGTTGTTTTTGAACGGAAGTGTGATGAAATCAGAGCGTGACCGAATGGTTGAATCGTTTCAAAACAAGGACTTTCCGTTTTTAATTCTTTCATTGAAGGCTGGTGGAACAGGACTGAATTTAACAGCCGCCAACCATGTAATCCACTATGATCGCTGGTGGAATCCTGCCGTTGAAAACCAGGCAACAGACCGCGCCTACCGAATTGGTCAGGACCGCTTCGTTCATGTTCATAAACTCATTACAACCGGAACGATTGAGGAAAAAATTGATGAGATGCTCGAGAAAAAGCAATCATTAAATGATGAAATTATCCAGAGTGAGAATTGGATTACAGAGCTTTCTTCTGATGAGCTTGAAGAGCTCTTTACGTTATCGATGAGCTAG
- a CDS encoding helix-turn-helix domain-containing protein codes for MNLRFYREQNGWSQEQLAETISVSRPVITRLETGEQAPDLSYLISLSNAFQVSIDHLLGRDEQTNEYLYEMYGKYQAEGSVSQLIDYLIKNPKFTQSLQELLLVKTKDRKEIEAIIMTVIERVSNVSK; via the coding sequence ATGAATCTAAGATTTTATCGTGAACAAAATGGTTGGTCACAGGAGCAGTTGGCCGAAACAATCAGCGTATCCCGACCAGTTATTACCCGCCTTGAAACAGGTGAGCAAGCTCCAGATCTTTCTTATTTAATATCGCTTAGCAATGCGTTTCAAGTAAGCATCGATCATCTGCTTGGACGCGATGAACAAACAAATGAATATCTTTATGAAATGTATGGAAAATATCAAGCTGAAGGCTCCGTTTCTCAGTTGATTGATTATTTAATAAAAAACCCTAAGTTCACGCAAAGCCTGCAAGAGCTTTTATTAGTAAAAACGAAAGACCGAAAAGAAATTGAAGCCATCATTATGACCGTCATTGAACGGGTATCAAATGTTTCGAAATAG
- a CDS encoding DUF6612 family protein: MKKTLSVVFAALLMFMLAACDQTAKTTNEEAEPTEESTKKENTSELTLEEVMTKSMEASESVKSFAVKMDMTQEMSASEQTEEIDMDSTIDMKVVTNPMTLYQKMDMNMNEAGAENTYTTETYFSPDGIFVFDSSTNQWMTFPKEMSDQLMQTSTQETNPAEELKKLQQFVDDFTFEQDDKNFILKLNASGEKFTDFIKETVEQTLPQDLYAGGDVFNNMKINEIKYEIHINKETYYPTSLNTVMDMEITAEGETVKLKQNMEGTYTDYNEIEEVKVPQEVIDNAVEMEM, translated from the coding sequence TTGAAAAAAACACTATCGGTTGTTTTTGCCGCTTTATTAATGTTTATGCTTGCAGCATGTGATCAAACAGCAAAAACAACTAACGAAGAAGCAGAGCCAACAGAAGAAAGCACAAAAAAGGAAAACACATCAGAACTAACTCTTGAAGAAGTAATGACAAAATCAATGGAAGCTTCAGAATCAGTGAAAAGCTTCGCTGTTAAAATGGATATGACTCAAGAAATGTCTGCTTCTGAGCAAACAGAAGAAATTGATATGGATTCAACCATTGATATGAAGGTTGTAACAAATCCAATGACACTATATCAAAAAATGGATATGAACATGAACGAAGCTGGAGCGGAAAATACTTATACAACTGAAACATATTTCTCCCCTGATGGAATTTTTGTATTTGACTCATCAACAAATCAATGGATGACGTTCCCGAAGGAAATGTCAGATCAACTGATGCAAACATCAACACAAGAAACAAATCCAGCAGAAGAGCTAAAAAAGCTTCAACAATTTGTTGATGACTTTACATTTGAGCAAGATGATAAAAACTTCATTTTAAAATTAAATGCATCAGGTGAAAAATTCACAGACTTTATTAAAGAAACAGTCGAACAAACACTTCCACAAGATCTTTACGCAGGTGGAGATGTTTTTAATAATATGAAGATCAATGAAATTAAGTATGAAATCCACATCAACAAAGAAACATACTACCCAACAAGCCTAAATACGGTAATGGATATGGAAATTACCGCTGAAGGTGAAACTGTTAAACTGAAGCAAAATATGGAAGGAACGTACACTGATTATAATGAAATTGAAGAAGTAAAAGTTCCTCAAGAGGTTATTGATAACGCGGTTGAAATGGAAATGTAA
- a CDS encoding single-stranded DNA-binding protein, giving the protein MINQIILVGRLTKDPEIRYTADGAPVANITLAVSRSFRNAAGEIETDFVNCTVWRRTAENTANYCRKGSIVGVTGRIQTRSYENAEKTRVYVTEVVADSVRFMSGKPRELVEQEA; this is encoded by the coding sequence GTGATCAATCAAATCATTTTGGTTGGAAGATTAACAAAAGACCCCGAAATTCGCTACACAGCTGATGGAGCACCGGTGGCGAACATCACACTTGCTGTTAGCCGAAGCTTCCGAAATGCAGCCGGAGAAATTGAAACAGATTTTGTGAATTGTACGGTGTGGAGACGAACTGCTGAGAATACGGCTAACTACTGCCGCAAAGGTTCAATCGTAGGTGTCACAGGTCGTATCCAAACACGAAGCTATGAAAATGCTGAAAAAACCCGTGTTTATGTTACAGAAGTTGTTGCTGATTCTGTTCGCTTTATGAGTGGTAAGCCACGTGAACTAGTCGAGCAAGAAGCTTAA
- a CDS encoding YwpF-like family protein codes for MKTFKLVGLQIDDTAVIENKVISLKDGLVINKEDGENSWLIEALISKEWLPFFKEHVEQPDTHLKVLVTISKTTNTPAQISASVKNITELEESISVLLDGRLLARSV; via the coding sequence ATGAAAACGTTCAAGCTTGTCGGTCTACAAATTGATGATACAGCAGTAATTGAAAACAAAGTTATTTCTTTGAAAGATGGTCTTGTGATTAACAAAGAAGATGGCGAAAACTCCTGGTTAATCGAAGCTTTAATTTCAAAAGAATGGTTACCTTTTTTTAAAGAGCACGTGGAACAACCAGACACTCACCTGAAGGTCCTTGTTACAATCTCCAAAACAACCAACACACCTGCACAAATATCCGCTAGTGTGAAAAACATTACAGAATTGGAGGAATCTATTTCTGTTTTGTTGGATGGACGGTTGTTGGCGAGGTCGGTTTAG